ccaagtatcactcggtattccttctgagggggagtatttcgtcttatgctcttactatttttttccaccttcattctttttgcttatgacaaaaagggggagaacttatagtatcttgacaactcctatattatttagctcagaatctagatattactaacgttgatattaagtattagattcagggggagcttagctcagaatcaagcacgagtcttggattcagaaggagcaagataaactatacacatcaggataagttttaactctgataccttatactctgagtgtattcagtttatttgtttagagttgttcatcaaaatacatggttttgtcatcatcaaaaagggggagattgtaagatcaagatttggtcatgtggtacaactctatgttttgatgataacaagtatttatttgtggatgaacaactatgatactctaatatttgtcttgagtgttttgacaaacaggttctgattctgacaccagaagatatattcgtcagaagatcagaggatcagaagatcagaggatcagaagaactgaagatcagaaggatcagaggatctgaggatcagaggattagaagatcagaggattagaagatcagaggatcagaagatctgaggatcagaagatctgaagaccagaagctctgagggaccagaggctctgaaggtccagaagctctgaaggtccagaagcagaagttacgaaggtcagaggatccaagcatccctctgactctgatcaccaagcttcacaagttccaacacgaagcataactctgatcagaagtcattggttaaaggcaaatgtctctatcaagaagtacaagagcagtgtactattctgacaagcctacctaccaaggttcagccacaacaggttctggaagttccagaaatgccctccaacggtcatattctctcaacagaaatatcctttgcaccttggactataaaaggctgaagaaaaagaagaaagaaaagagagagagatcgagagctgcaatacaagaaaagattcaagcctctactttcttcatctgttcttatttagtttacactcagcttatttagaagcaaacctttgtaaacaccaacctcaaacagttgtttgattttccttaagggaccgggtaggtcagtatccttaagaagactaagagagtgaatcttagtggtgattcctttaggagatcaaggttgatcggatcctagagaagactaagagagtgaatcttagtgatagctaagtcagtgtattgttactcacttgtaggtttcaagtgcagttgtaacaattatctgattagtggattgccttcattctaagaaggaagaaatcaccttaacgggtggactggattagcttgagggatttatcaagtgaaccaggataaaatacttgtgtgcttctctcttctctctatctttatccgctgcaccatctatcgtagagaaaccgaaaagatttactttaaatcttaaggggaaagtttttatattaaaaacgctattcaacccccccccccccttctagtcgtttttcacaccttcagttAAGTATTTGACACTTAAGGAATTTATGCTTTgagcttgaagagctttgaatgcttagaagaatgaagaaatGAATGCTTTGATGTTCTTGTTCTTTTTGCCATTTGACTCTCttgttcttctttcttcagatctgccttaaatacttgcttgCAATTGTTGTAGCCATTGTGAGATAAATTTGGTCGTTGTTCTAGCCGTTGTGTGATAAGATTTGGCCGTTGATTTAAATGTCTCAGTTGGtagatgcattaaatgcatgctgttgttcaagtctatcctttagctcaaaaggtgatgtttgtcagctagtaggtgacAATAGACTTTAACTACTTTTCAAATATGAGACAATTGGGAAATATGATTTTGACATGTTGTCATTTTCCCTCGTTGGTCAGTGCACTTTAAGTAAGGAGATAGTCTTCATGTGATCTCTTTTGAATCCTTAACAATTGGTTGCATTCTGACATTGTCTTTGGCACCTTCAAATTTATCTTCAACTTTCTGGAGGATGAGCTGGCTGATGACCGggatttatatgatgtttttagggtcattttactgtaggttttgagtctttttcttgtgtctcatatagtgtttcatgcattttcatgCATTTGtacttttatttgtgtttttgcttCATTTAAGTAATTTCATAGtattatagggacctttcttgcattttaagtaagtttaggggTTGCATGGAATTTCTACTTGTTTTGAGGATTATTGTGCTATTAACCTCTTGAGTTTCTAGATATTTCTTTCTAGCTTTGTTCCCAAGTTTTCAGATGGTAACTTTTGAAGGAGGAAGGCCAAGGAGCTTGGAGAAGTAATAGAAGCAATCAAGAGGAGTTAAGGAGAAGTTTAAAGGCCATTTGAGCGTGcagctggcgctcaagcgcctttgatgggcgcctgagcgccagcaCTCCAGAAGCCAACTTTGTGTCcggcgcttgagcgcccggcACAGCAGAAAACTCGcccttttgcctataaataggtttttagtggttttcttttgtaTCGTTTTTCAcccattccatttttacataagtttagaaggagacgaacatctaggagagtgagagaagacttccaagcttgtaattcagattcttagccaagcatggcagcTTGGcaaatctctcttcttatgctttggttttcatgtaagaattttcatgtttaagttataatcttaagttctttcccacatgatcttcttctttccttgaatcccattttctgaatatcaatctaagcttgtatgcatgcttgctttatgcttttctataatcagaacggaagtttgttatagattagggaactaatttgggattaccccttctatcttggctactaggaatagaggaagggttggggtttgttggcctgaactttgtaatctttatgcttcaaacaaatgtttaagtacacaaggaattgggcttatcttttggtttgaaaggattatctatgcgaggcatcgataggtagttgcttaggctataacatcaaggagagattcatgagaacatgtgcttagaatgatgtgcttgaattgactagttgaacaagaacccaaagcatgttattttctgaattgtctttttattttcctttttccatattactacttcgacatatctctttttcaataaaacaaaccttcatactcaaggcttgaaccgaatccattcactcacaatccctgtggttcgataataaaaaccgggtggattcgtacatttgcggatttaccaacactgGCATTGGACGGTTAGGAGCGAATGTGCCTTGACTTGTGTTGTACTTGTGCTAGACGGTCTTGCGAATTTTGAATCTCTTTCTTTTTGAAATGGTTTGACGTTGAAGTACTTTGTTCAAATTGAATATATcctaaaattcaaattaattgaGAAGCTTAGTTCAGATTGAAGTGCTTCtatataaaaattgttattgatcaaaattagattttaaaacgATATGAAGCATTTGAACTTAACATAAGATCCTCGTGAAGGTAATGTGATGACAATAATGTCGAAGGTTGGCCCAAGCCCACTCCCCATTCCAATTGGGTATTCGAGCCGAGATGCTCCCATCCTTGAGCATGTCAAATGGTGTAGTATTAAGATCAAATTAAGCACCTCTGATGTTTAGTGTATGGCAATACTTCTGTCCCACTTAATAACTTTTAAGTTACTTAGAAATATGTACAAGGCCTTAAAGAACATTTATATGAAATGTCTAATATACAACTTGCTTCATGTTTATTTCGAGTCTAATGTGGCAATGAGCCTACCTTTTAGGCGTGAATCCTTGCTATACACTAAACATTAAGGGTACTTAATTAATatgttattaataattttttcagATTCAAACTAATTATTAAACCGATCGAAGCACCGACTCATGGTTCAATGGTTAGAACATGGTCGAATTGGTGGTAAttgaattatatatatttatatttattgaattCATAAATGTAATAAAGCTGCAAGTGCCCCAATTTCCGCGTTAAAAAGTAAGTCAAATATATTAATGTCTTGTTCCAAAAATATTTAATGTTAAATTTAGTATCGTCAGAAATGCGAAAAGAAGGAGCCAAAGAAGAATTAAGGAGACAGTTCAGAGGTAGGCCCCACCCACTCAATACAAGTAACTTTGATCAATGCTCTGCTTGCACTATAAATAAGGGCCTTGTAGAACCCCAGTTTTTATCTTAATCAAGTATTGTTGGGTTTATTGGAAAATAATTATCaagcatttttattttattgtgttttCATCTTTGCTGTGTTGGTTGACTGGCTATCTGAAAATGAAATGAGAGGTATGAACCTCAAAACCTTTTGTTTATGTGTGCTCGACATTTGTGAATGACATGATATTGTAGTGAATTTTAATGTCAAATGTTCTCTTTGCATGAATGTTATTGTATACGCATTTGGTAAGCCTTTATAGCTCATGTAAGTTATGTTGCTCATGGAGTTGCACGCTGAGTTCACGAAAGTCTTGCAGGATCTGATAGCAAGCAAGAAAATTGTAAGTATTTTCATTCCTCCCTTGGTGGTTTGTTTTAATACTGTGACATCACACTAAGTCAATTACGCGATAATTTGCAGGCGTGACTGGTGAGAAATCGAACATCAAATTTTATCATACAATCTGCAAAAGTCAAGATAAGAGGCAATGACGGATACAATAGCGGTGGATCTGGTGGTGGTAGATTCAGAGGTGGAGGAAACAATGGAGGTAATGATGGTGTTGGAGGTGGAAGAGGGAGTTATGCTGGTGGTTGGAGTAGGAATGGAGGATCACATGGATCAAGAGGAAGTGATTATGGTGTTGGTGGGAGAAGGGGTGGTTGAAGTGATGCTGGAAGAAGCAGTGgaagtggtggtgatggaagtggaGGAAGTTGTAGTGGCAATGGTGATAGTGGAGGAAGCGGTGGAGGTGGAAGTGGAAATGGTGGTGGAAGGGGTGGAGGTGGTTATGGTGACtgtggaagaagaggaagcaaTGGTGATAGTGGTGGTTGAAACAGAGATGGTTATGGTGGTTGTGGAAATGGGGGAACCTGTGGTGGTGGAAGTGGAAGcggaggtggttgtggtggaggTGGAAACAGAGGATGGGTACTAGATCTAGAAGTGGTTGAGGAACATGTGGAGGATATTGAAGAGTTGGTAATGGAGGTTATATCAATGAGAATAAAGGAAAACAAGATGGTTGACTATGTGGAACCAAAGTTCAAGCATTGATATCTTGAAATTGGTTCTTTACTGAATGTAAATGTGCTTTGGACGCATTACAGTAATAAAATGCTTAGTTTAATTGTCCATTTCCATGTATGTTTTAATTTGTATTGAATATcgctatctatatatatatatatgtaaagctcacttgagtttTTACATTAATTACATA
This is a stretch of genomic DNA from Lotus japonicus ecotype B-129 chromosome 1, LjGifu_v1.2. It encodes these proteins:
- the LOC130731585 gene encoding uncharacterized protein LOC130731585 produces the protein MTDTIAVDLVVVDSEVEETMEVMMVLEVEEGVMLVVGVGMEDHMDQEEVIMVLVGEGVVEVMLEEAVEVVVMEVEEVVVAMVIVEEAVEVEVEMVVEGVEVVMVTVEEEEAMVIVVVETEMVMVVVEMGEPVVVEVEAEVVVVEVETEDGY